The Haliotis asinina isolate JCU_RB_2024 chromosome 2, JCU_Hal_asi_v2, whole genome shotgun sequence genomic interval AATCATGTAAGACTATGACCTGTCAAAATGTTTATCAtgttagcagcttaatgatgaaaccgcTTTTTTGGTAATCTTCTGCTTAATTTTACATTCAgatttcgacccgtgaaggtcccggggtagaataggcctttagcaacccatgcctgcctgaaaaggtgactatgcttgtcgtaagaggcgactaacgggatcgggtggtcaggctcgctgacttggttgacacatgtcatcggttcccaattgtgcagatcgatgctcctgttgttgatcgctggattgtctgatccagactcgaatatttacagaccgccaccatatagctgtaatattgctgagtgcagcgtaaaactatactaaactcactcactcacattcagaTTTCGTGATAGTTAATTATCGTATGGGCTAAAagctttcaggcatagctaatCCGACTGGCTAGCAAAAATCGGAAACGATTTCGAGCATTGCTGATCAGTTGCAACACTCCGGTCCGCCCTATGTTAAGATATTTCACATCAGTAATATTGTGCCACGATTCACAGATCTCGAAGGTAACACAAAACCAAATCTTCTGTACTGATATTTAGccataataaaacaacaaatattataTTCTGCGATTAAAGGGGTGTGTAGAACTCTactgaagtcagggccaaagtggtgtattaggcaacaggaacacggttgcaggcccctattgccctcaaccaccagggtCCCTTTCTCCACCGATACAGGGCCGCAGCCCATGGCAATCGGGTTGGTGGTCCAAATATTCCCTCACGGTCCATAACGGAGGTTTGGCAAGCACTTTGGTGAGCAGGTGGCTTGTCGCGGGTGCGTATAACGTAATTAAGTTATCGTAATTAAGTTGTTACCTTAATCACAACTCAACACATGGTTGTGTTGATGAACATAATTTAAGATTGAGTTTAATGAAAACAATCCTTGACATGGGTGAGACACTTCACTTTATTTTtcgttgtttttttgtttttagggTACAGTCTGGCCTTTGAACTACAACACAGACTCACATCCCGACTTTTCGAGCACAGCAAGCTGAACACAAGTTTCGCACCAAATATCACCTACTtgaacattcgtaactactcgtctctttccgtgacctgcaAGAAGacatccggcttgccggaatgacacgagtagttacgaatgctacttgaaaatatctgtgcacACATTCAGCAAAACTCATCGTGTAGAAAAGGCAGGAGAATACATTGAAAATAGTGATgaattttaattactggatttATGTACAATTACAGCTCATAATATGTTACACAatatcatccaatcacagccgTCGCATGCCTCCATCAACTAACATTTCGTACGATACCCGCAGAGGGAGCAACTGGTCTGTATTCAATGTTGCAGAACCCGAAACCAAGGGCGTACCATTGACTAGCAAGCCTCttacagagttgcgtcccttggaccTTGCCGCGTGCAGTCTGATCATGAAATGGACTTTCTTTCCACAGGTTTTTTGCTTTTCCACTTTTCTttgctacaggtacatgagaTAGATCGGgaattaagcacgtgcaatacacgcTGACCGTGGTGTGAACTCAATTCTGTTTgatacatgattacacaatgccatttagaaagtggtcaaatgcaagatatgtcatatttgggatttcactctcttagtaaagtacaaattctagtacttttggttgagttccatctgggattcgaacccccaCCCACTGAGTCAGGTGTCCCAAATATGAAATAGTATGATATAACAATCaaacacgattcgcacgaggaaattcaacttttcaatattttgacGACAttctgtttccctcttgtttcaaacgGGATGTTCTgaagggcgttcccatatatgcaaattggggtcattagTCATgttgtggctcatctaatacttgtcaagcagtaattaaatgtttctcgggcacttgttttcaaaagtgatgagtGCGGTAGGACTCTTTTTTGACTTTTTGATATAAAAAACTgacaagggaggaacacattttcttttttctttcagaaatacagcttaggacgtttagcacatgttaatgagttgtagattaagttacactcgttcttacagacactcattcaaTAAAAAGTATTACGCGAACAAATAAAGTGCACCGCTGCCCGAGAAACATTACACTAGTTTACTTCGCCTTAAACTGCCAGTGTAGTTATACCACTGTTGAAATGCCAGTTATCTTTAGCTGATGGCCGAAATGAATTCATGATGAATAGATATGTTCGAATTCCCGACGACGTGATAGATGTGAGAATTTGGCCACGGATGCTTGGCATACTTTCATATGCTGCAAAAATCCACTAATTGgataaacatactgtgataATTTAACACGTAAGTTCAAAATTAACTGACTGTCATTATAATGTTAAAGTCTCGATGATATAAAAACACAGTAATATATGTGAAACAGATTCGTTTCACAGGGACAATAACCTGTGAAGATTCTGATTAGAATCGATCCTCATTagcccttgcttgtcgtaagaggtgactaacgggatcgggtggtcaggctcgctgacttgatgacacatgtcatcgcatcccatttGCGAGGgccgatgcttatgctgttaatcactggatgtcctggtctagactcgattatctacaggtTATTTTCCATGTAGCTGGAGTCTTGTGCGGCATGGAGCTATACTCATACACAGAAGGACAATAACTTGGAAAAAAAGAGGCCATTCAGATCAGGaagtataaatatttatttacaaatgcaAACATAATGATGTGTAGATACACGTGTGTAAGCGGCACATGTattcacaaaaatatacagtatgAAAGTATGTACAGTCTTCAAAAAAGGCGCTTTGCGGCTGATGCTCATCATCGGAAACGGGagcgatagggtagcctagtggttaaagcgttcgcttgtcacgccaaagagtagggttcgattcaccacgtAGGTACAACTtgcgaaacccatttctggtgtcttacgccgtgatatttctggaatagtgttgaaagcggcgtaaaaccatactcactcatcgGGAACGCCGGAATGTAAGGCACTGgttgaaaacaacaacataattcTTACTGATGTTCATTTGACCAAAGATTATACCCAGAGCATGATAATACCCATGACATTCAAAAAATATTGATTAGCCATCTGCAGTGGTCATTTTGATCGAAAGGCTATTGTTCCTCAAGGCAGACAACTCCTACGCCATTGAGCGTCATTCTGGTTTCTATCACATTTGCAGCGGGTAATGTCATGTTTTGCATATGTAAACTGACAAGTTTATTGCTTTGTGGAACACTTTGATATTTAAATCGTACGGATCCTACCTGCATGAAAACGGGTAGGTCCGTGGatatcataaatatatgtatggATATACATTATATGTGTATAATCGATCGTATCCATGATCGTATCATCTCCAGAATAAATGgaaatatgtttcacatgttTTCTTTTCCCTGCTGGCTATGAGGGATGAAGGAAATATCAGATGTCACGTGTGTGTCTGCTGACTGGCTTGTGGTCGATGTCTCGCGCTCTTCTGATGCGCGCGCAGCCCTGCAAGTTGACTGTACGAGCTCTGGCACACAGTGCATTTGTACGGCTTCTCTCCTGAAGTAAAAGGATATGTAAATTTAGGTTAGTgctaaatatgtttgtttttttaaatcgcATACATTGTGAAGtggtatctatctatctatcgatcgatctatctatctatcgatctatctgtctgtctgtctctctgtctatctgCCCGTCCTTCAGTCCGTCAATCTTCTCTTTTACGTGGAAAAAGACCTAACAATGCAGTATTATAGTGATTGTCATTTTTGTAGCTTAActccgcactcagtaatattccagccatttgACCATGTTCCTTGTATAATCGAGTCTCGATCAGACAATtaagtgatcaccagcatgcgtatcgatctgcgcaatcgatgacactggtttgtttggtctAGGCTCCATTAGATACACACCGCcgcatatatagctggaatatttctgagtgaggcggtaaacaacaagcaaaacaaatgtGACCAAATAAAAGGAAACAACTGTTGATTTCAATGACAGTTACACAACAGAAGTGTTTGACAAAAACAACCATAAGTGACACAAAGACGTCACTGAAAAAAGATATTTCGCGATCGCTTCCTGTCGAACTAGTTGTCTGGTTGAAATTATCAGAATactaacaaaaacatcattagtattaatattaaatatattacatcTTATCAAGTTCCTCCATTGAAGCCCCTAATATTTTATTAGATCGAACAATAGATGCTAGGATCTCAGAGCACAATAGAAATATGTATGGGTACAGTGGGTCACCTTGTCTGCATCCTGTCTCTATGTTTTGAATTTATTACACATTATGAAAGTGTTCCAGTGTTTGGTCTAACCTACCTGTGTGTAGTCGGACATGGTTTCTGAGCGTGGAAGACTGACTGAACCTCCGGTCACAGAAGCGACATACGAAAGGTTTCTCCATTGTGTGTATGCGCATGTGCGAGCGGAGGTTACTCCTAGAGTTAAACCCCCGCCTGCACAACACACATTTCAATTTAGTGGCGGGGATCGTCGTCTGTTTCGGGAGGGCCgtctgatgctgatgctgacaCTTTGGGTCTGAAAAGAGTGTCACCGAAACTTAAGTTTTGTTTCACAAATCAGTTTAGTGCCTCAAACCATGTGACAGGCAAACCTGcagctgactgagtgagttttatgacGTAatttgcaatattacagcaatatcacggcggaggggtaccagaaatggccttcataaATTGtacgaacgctttatccactagccTAGTCTGCCCCACCGTACCTCACTATACGTATACAACTTATAATGTGAATTTACTTGTCGTGTGGGGGGCAGTGgcgtagcctggtggttaaagcgttctctcgtcatgcCGATGATGCGGAATCGATTCtacacatggatgcaatgtgtgaagcacatttctggtgttacttATAATTTCTATTGGGAGAAGAAGAGGGAATGCTATCAGAAACTGAAGCAAAATATCTACTTAAGTTCTTTCTTCGGCTAACTTTTTACTAAACTACACAAATTTGATTACATGCATGTATCAGATTCGAGGTAAGTCAGTTAACAATGAGTGAAACAAACCTGTAGGTGACACGTCCTTGACCTCTGGCGCATGGTGGCCCAGAGACGGAATACCCATATACAAGTTGAAGGACGCTCCGTACCAAACCAACAATTCCTGTTGTGGGGGTATATCCTGGAATAGAAAACACCTTTTTGTTTACAAAGAAAACAccatttatggataacagcttcttcgCTGACAGTTAGAGCGACGTTTTTGGTATAGATCTTTATAAGGTGTCACGCTGGTCTTTACTCGTCCttagaaatgtttgtttgttgtgtaacggcggtctgtaaataatcgcgtctggaccagaacaTCCAGTCACTACCTgcacgaacatcgatctacgcaatcgggATAGGATAACAtaggtcaaccaagtcagcgagcctgaccacccatcccGTCAGTCCCATCTTACAGCAAGCATCGCTTGATGCAGACCATTTCTACATCGGAACTTAACGGATTCCTGTCACATAAGATTTCGTGACATGCATCTGGACTTCCGAATTCGGAGTCTGTTACTATCTTGTATATCTCCAGGGCTCCCAACAACACCGCGCAACCCCAAAGTATACGATAGTCTCCTTCACAGTCCCTGGACGGCAATACTTAACCTTACGCCGACCTTTTCTGGAGTGCTAAAGCTCTACACGAAGCCTTGATTTCCTCAGGTCTAGGAATCTCGCATCCCGTTGGGGATGTTTTTCAATTAAAAACGAAATATTTCTCtctgtcaagcccatttcttgtataccatgatatcactggaatgctGCTTAAGGTgatgttaaaccatactcactcacttcgaaTATCCAAGGAGTCCCAAACATATCGCAATGTTATATAACACGAATCTTAGATAAAACAGCTTAGTGAATATCCCGTTCCTGACCCACAAGTCATGCCCATCATGTAGCATATTGGTTGTCTCTTCGACAGGCAGACATCAGGCACTTGGTGCCATTCAGTAACAAAATTCCCCAAATACTATAAATCCCCCAAATACTATTCTGAACTACCTTATATATCTACACCGAAGAACAGCGTACCTTAATGGCTCTGTAGAATATGTTCCTGCCTACTTGGAATGTCTCGAGGTTCTGCTCCTGCTCGTTCCTGGCACAGTTGACGTAAGAGAGCCAGCTGGCCCGGGGATGTTCTGTTCCCCCGTCTAAATACAGTAAGATGTTCCCCTGGTCGTCAAAAATCTGAAATGAAAAATGGCGGTAAATGAATGATGTCTGACGCAAGTCAGTATAATTCGAGTTTGAAAATCTAATATTCAGAAAATCTAAAATCACATATTATTACCCCACATTCAGCATTACACGTTCTGAATGTCCTGTTCATGACCGGATGAATGAATACTGTTGTATATCTACGCCACACCAATGTCTGTTATCATGGGAATCTGTTAATATACGGTCGCTTGGATATTGTTATATTGTCAGCGATATCCCAGATACATCGCATTTTCGTCCCACAGTGTAAACAGCTGATCTTGCTTTTAGTCCACCCTGTGAAGGGCAGTTACAGGTTTCAGGAATCACACAGGCTAtatgacattatatatatagCCTATTAAGGAAACAGTGTTTCATGCCAACCTCCCAGGCGTTTTCGCTGCTACAGTCCATATTCTCTCTGCTGACAACTCGGCCAATGAACGGCCCCATCTCAGTTCCCGTTTTGATCCACGTGGTCGAGAACACCCCGAGACTTGCCCCGGGAAGAGACGATGGACCAACTCGAACTTGTTTTGGAGTTTGCActgatgatatttctggaaaagAATTAAAAGGAATTTAAAGGACACCATCGGATCTTTTAAGTGCATGGGGTTgcgtactgtacactaggggtcgTGGCAAcactgcacacaaagttgactcaaaggttttcacacccggtcacagggGGACTTAACCCCTACACCTAAACCTCACTGGATCGGTATCCTCTCAAAACTTCCACATCCCCAAACTTCCACAGCTTATAACAATAACGTTTCAGGTTGACTGCACACCGTGGCATACTAATTACCCCAGTGTCTCTAATGGTATAGCCCATAATCAGTAATGAATACAAACAATCACAGTAATAGACAGGACGTTTTGTTTACGGCATGGCTACTAGCAAAAGTACATGAAAATATGCAGAAGAAGGTGGTGCGCCAAAGTTTATATACAGCGTATGTCCTATGACATCCCAGATTTTACAAGCACATTTGAGAGTCAAACCCTAAATAATGTCCAACAGCATCTAGAAACTGGAGTGGTGTCTTTTGTCCATGTCTCAGTTGTTCACACAGGCGAAGTTATCTATTCTCTGCTTCTCGATAAACACGTTTCCTGGAAGGAGGTGGTAGAGCAAAGTCAATTTGCAGATTCATTCTGATGTGGAAGCCTTCCAGATGGTTATCTGTCCGCGGCCACTGGATGTGGTGACGCGGCCCGTGGGTGTGGTGACGTGGCCACGGGGTGTGGTGACGCGGCCCCTGGGTGTGGTGACGCGGCCCGTGGGTGTGGTGACGCGGCCTCTGGGCGTGGTGACGCGGCCCGTGGGTGTGGTGACGCGGCCTCAGGGTGTGGTGATGGTTCCATAGTGGAGTGGGAAACCTACCATTATCGTAAGAATAGTTTTGACGTTGAGGTATTTGTGTCGTGTCAAATGATAAAAATGAGGACACACAAATAAGTAATGTTAAGGATTCTCTGTGGAATGACCACAAGGGAAGGAAGGGTTCTTTGTTAAATGTCTATCAAGAAGGTGATTATTCGAATTGCTACAATCAAGACGAGGTTTACATAATATTACCCGAAAATGGCATACCTTCTAAAATTTGTACTCAGAAGTCCTTGTTTATTATACGTTTTAACTCTTTGAACGACAGGAACTGTGGGGTAGCCCAACGGTTATGCGtttgcccatttctggtgtcccccgcctctactaaactctcactcactcaagacgCCCTTTGATCTAATATATGAAGACATTCCTCAATAAAACCACTCTGTCAAAAGCTCCAGCCAAGCGACCAATGACAGACACCACCTGGCTTTGACAAAAACTCCGCCCAGCAAGTCCCGTAACCAGCGCCACAAATCAGTCGATGAAACGTCGATAAGGCTCGCTGCGGGATACAATACAAATGCTTGTTAAGCATCGCTACCCTAACGAGAATTATGGGTAAATGATACTGACACGAGTCTCACAATACCGCTACTTCACCGCTGTCGGACGTGTTCTGAAGGGACCGGACAACGTCGAGTGGATCCGAATGTccattataaaatattgtgttttgtctgttgtttaactccCTTAGACACGGCCAAATGAGGGGGATTGTCAGTCCCTCGACCATATTATTTCCACTTTTTCCACGAAATAAGTCCACTTCTATCTCACTAGCTcttcagtttttgaaaataaactTTCTTTCAAAAAATACACACCTTATTCATTggcaaaatattttcttaaaaacagCATTGATAATTAAAATGCGATTTGAATTCCACGCAAACA includes:
- the LOC137271756 gene encoding PR domain zinc finger protein 12-like gives rise to the protein MPRCAVNLKRYCYKLWKFGDVEVLRGYRSKISSVQTPKQVRVGPSSLPGASLGVFSTTWIKTGTEMGPFIGRVVSRENMDCSSENAWEIFDDQGNILLYLDGGTEHPRASWLSYVNCARNEQEQNLETFQVGRNIFYRAIKDIPPQQELLVWYGASFNLYMGIPSLGHHAPEVKDVSPTDPKCQHQHQTALPKQTTIPATKLKCVLCRRGFNSRSNLRSHMRIHTMEKPFVCRFCDRRFSQSSTLRNHVRLHTGEKPYKCTVCQSSYSQLAGLRAHQKSARHRPQASQQTHT